The following proteins are encoded in a genomic region of Triticum dicoccoides isolate Atlit2015 ecotype Zavitan chromosome 1B, WEW_v2.0, whole genome shotgun sequence:
- the LOC119323932 gene encoding chitinase 10-like encodes MARLLLPPVLLAFSLAAATLILNVGVAEAFSWQWPGWRHVYRGRYGRRHHISSIVTEEMFSSMFLHKDNTACPAKGFYNYYSFVTAAEWFPEFGSGAHHVDADTRRREVAAFLAQISHETTGGWSTAPDGPYSWGLCFKEEINASSNYCDAENKEWPCVEGKSYHGRGPMQLSWNYNYGPAGEALCFDGLGQPELVASDPVVAFKAALWFWMTPQEPKPSCHDVMLGRYVPTEADKLANRTAGLGLTTNIINGGLECNRPGDPRVEDRIGYYRRYCEILDVKDLGDNLDCAQQLPYS; translated from the exons ATGGCGCGCTTGCTTCTTCCTCCCGTCCTGCTGGCCTTCTCCCTGGCCGCCGCTACCCTCATCCTGAACGTCGGCGTCGCGGAAGCGTTTTCGTGGCAGTGGCCCGGGTGGCGCCACGTCTACCGCGGCCGCTACGGCCGCCGCCACCACATCTCATCGATCGTGACCGAGGAGATGTTCTCGAGCATGTTCCTGCACAAGGACAACACTGCCTGCCCAGCCAAGGGGTTCTACAACTACTACTCCTTCGTCACGGCGGCGGAGTGGTTCCCGGAGTTCGGCAGCGGCGCCCACCACGTCGACGCGGACACGCGCAGGCGCGAGGTCGCCGCCTTCCTGGCGCAGATCTCCCACGAGACCACCGGGGGGTGGTCGACGGCGCCCGACGGGCCCTACTCATGGGGCCTCTGCTTCAAGGAAGAGATCAATGCGTCCAGCAACTACTGCGACGCCGAAAACAAGGAGTGGCCCTGCGTCGAGGGCAAGTCATACCACGGCCGCGGACCCATGCAGCTCTCCTG GAACTACAACTACGGGCCGGCGGGGGAGGCGCTGTGCTTCGACGGGCTGGGGCAGCCGGAGCTCGTGGCGAGCGATCCGGTAGTGGCGTTCAAGGCGGCGCTGTGGTTCTGGATGACGCCGCAGGAGCCCAAGCCGTCGTGCCACGACGTGATGCTGGGGCGGTACGTGcccaccgaggccgacaagctggcAAACCGGACGGCGGGGCTCGGGCTCACCACCAACATCATCAACGGCGGGCTCGAGTGCAACCGCCCTGGGGATCCGAGGGTGGAGGATAGGATCGGGTACTACCGCCGGTACTGCGAGATCCTCGACGTCAAGGACCTTGGGGACAACTTGGACTGCGCTCAACAGCTGCCCTACTCGTAA